The Xanthomonas sp. DAR 80977 nucleotide sequence TGCCGCGCTGAGGGGACCCGGTAGATCAAAAACAAAGCAAAAGCGACAGCAATAGCAACGGCAGAGGCAGAAGCAACAGCAACAGAGCTATCGGCCACGATCGGTGGGGTGGCCGACGACCGCCGCACCCTTGCACATCAGGGCGGTCGTGCCCGCTCACATCCGGAACACACCAAACCGGATCGGTCGGCGGCGCGTTCAGCGCCGCCGACAACCCAATTCCCAGCGACAACGCATGTCTGCGCCGGATCAATTGTGATGTCATCGCAAAACCGTACGCTCGCGTAGTACGGATGGCCTCGTTGTTCGAATTGTTCGCGGATCGGCGTCTTGAAGACAGTCTCGTTCTCGGCCGACCAATTGTCGCCCTCGCTCTCGACGACGTCGCAACGCATGCGCCATGCTGGCTCGGCCACTGCCGTACTGCAGACAGCAAAAACCCCGCCGCGCAGGGTGCGCGACGGGGTTTTCAGGCAAACGGCATCGATCAGTCGAGGACGACCAGGTTCACGTCGATGTTGCCGCGGGTCGCGTTGGAGTACGGGCAGACCTGGTGCGCCTTGTCGACCAGCGCCTGCAGCTCCTCGCGCGGCATGCCCGGCACGGCGATGCGCAGTTCCACCGCGATGCCGAAGCCGCCGGGGATCTGGCCGATGCCGACGCTGCCTTCGATGCTGACCTCGCCCGGCAGCTTCTGCTTGTCCTGCGCCGCCACCGCCTTCATCGCGCCGATGAAGCAGGCCGAATAGCCGGCCGCGAACAGTTGCTCCGGATTGGTGCCGTCGCCGCCGGCGCCGCCCAGTTCGCGCGGGGTGGACAGCTTCACGTCCAGCGCCTTGTCGGAGGACACGGCGCGGCCTTCGCGGCCGCCGGTGGCGGTGGCATGGGCGGTGTAGAGGATCTTTTCGGGTGAGGCCATGGTGGTTGCTCCTGGTGAGGCGCGTCGCGCCAGTTGATTGACAGCTATTTAATAGCACACTACTTAATTAACGAAACGTCATGGAAGCGCGTCAGCTCCGTGGCAACGGCGTCAGCCGCCGCCCAGGTTGCCGCGCAGGGTCTCCAATTGTTGCTTGAGCTGGCGCAGGTCCTGCAGCGAGCACGCCGCCGCGCAGAACACCTGCTCGGGCACCGCGCCGGCCTTGCCGCGCAGCGCGCGGCCGGCCGCGGTCAGGCGCACCACGACCTGGCGTTCGTCGTCGGCCGAGCGTTCGCGGGTGACCAGGCCGCCGGCCTGCAGCCGCTTCAGCAGCGGTGTCAGCGTGGCCGAATCCAGGAACAGGCGCTCGCCGATCGCGCCGACCGTGCGTGCGTCCTGCTCCCACAGCACCAGCATCACCAGGTACTGCGGATAGGTCAGGTCCAGGTCCTTCAGCAGGCCACGGTAGAGCTTGTGCATGGCCAGGTTGGCCGAGTACAGCGCGAAGCACAGCTGCTGGTCCAGCTGCAGCGCGGCGTCGCGGCTGGGGATCTCGGCAGGGGTGCGCTTCTTCGGCATGGCTGCAATTTACATAGTGCGCTATTTAATTGCAAGCACCTCGTTCTGCATGGATCGCAATGTCTACCGCATCGCGACCGATCGCCGGTCCGGTCATCCGGGCTCGCCCCCACAGGCAAGCCCGACGGCGCATCGGGCCTACCTGTCCTTGTGAGGGCACTGCACATGCTTGCCGGTTTACCGCTTCGCTCGTCGGGACTGAAGTCGCTCCCACAGGAAGCATCGCGATGCTCCAGGCATTCCGGCCCTTGTGGGAGGGACTTCAGTCCCGACTGCACCGTGCCGGCGGTGCCGGCGTTTCGTTCGTCGCGGCTGAAGCCACTCCTGCAGAGGCCTGACGGCACATGGGCGTTCGCCCTTGCAGCGGAGGCTGCTACCGCGGTGGCGCCACCGCGCTCAGGCGCGGTGCGCGGTGGCCAGGTACTCGGCGCTCTGCATCTCGATCAGGCGCGAGGCGGTGCGTTCGAACGCGCCGGCCAGGCGCTCGCCGCTGTACAGCTGCGGCGGCGGGTCCTGCGCGGTGCACACCAGGTTGACCTGGCGGTCGTACAGCTCGTCGATCAGGTTGACGAAGCGCCGCGCCGCGTCCTCGTTCATGCGGTCGAAGTGCGGGATGCCGCCGAGCAGCACGGTGTTGAACTCGCGCGCGATCTCGATGTAGTCGGCCGGCCCGCGCGGACCTTCGCACAGCGCGGCGAAATCGAACCAGGCGATGCTCTTGCCACGGCCGCGCACCGGGATCTTGCGCGCCTCGATGACGATGTTGCCGCTGCGCGCGGGTTCGTTGCCGCTGAGTTCGCCCCAACGCCCGCCCAGCCATGCGTCGGACTGCGCATCCAGCGGCGCGCGGTACACCGGCGAGCGGGTCAGCGCGCGCATGCGGTAGTCCTCGGTGCCTTCGGCGTACAGCTCCACGCAGTACTTCTGCAGCAGCGCGATCGCCGGCAGGAAGCTCTCGCGCTGCAGGCCGTTGAGGTACAGGTTCTGCGGCGCGGTGTTGGAGGTGGTGACCAGGGTCACGCCCTCGGCGAACAGCCGCTCCAGCAGCCGCGCCAGCAGCATCGCATCGCCGATGTCGGTGACGAAGAACTCGTCCAGCACCAGCACGCGCAGCTGGGTGCGCCACTCCTGCGCGATCTTGGCCAGCGGGTCGCTCTGCCCGGCGTGCTCGCGCAGGCGCTCGTGCACGCCGCGCATGAAGCGGTGGAAATGGGTGCGGTACTTCTGCTCGATCGGCAGGCCGTCGTAGAACAAGTCGACCAGGAAGGTCTTGCCGCGGCCCACGCCACCCCAGAAGTACAGGCCGCGCACCGGCTCGGGCTTCTTCCAGAACGCGGCCAGGCGATCCAGCCAGCCGTCCTGGTCGCCGTCCACGATCGCCTCGTGGATGCGGTCCAGCTCGGCCAGCGCGGCGTGCTGCGCCGGATCGTCGCGCCAGTCGCCGCGCGCCACGCCGGCGGCGTAGCGTTGCGAGGGGGGGACGGCGGCGCTCATCGGCAAGGATCCGCGCTGCGGCATGCGCCATCCTGCCGCCGCACCGCACTCACGCCTGCTGCGCCGGCAACCATGCCTTGACCTCGTGCTGCAAGGCGCCGCGCAGGTCGATCAGCTTGCGGTGGAAGAAATGGCTGGTGTCGGGCATGCGCACCAGCTGCGGCTGCTGTTCCAGCGTCTCCAGCCAGTCGTACACGGCCTGCGGGTCGACGATCTCGTCGGCGTCGCCCTGGATCACCAGCCACTGCGGCGGCGGTTCCACGCCGGCGAAGTCCCAGCGCCCGGCCGGCGGCGCGATCGACACCAGCGCCTGCGGCTGCAGCGCGGCGCTGGCGCGCAGCGACACGTAGGCGCCGAAGCTGAAGCCGGCCAGCCACAGCGCGTCGTGCGGGCGCTGCGCGCGGACCCAGGCGGCCACCGCGGCCAGGTCCTGCTGTTCGCCGTCGCCATGGTCGAAGCTGCCGGCGGAGGCGCCGACGCTGCGGAAATTGAAGCGCACCACCTGCACGCCGAGCTCGCGCAGCGCGCGCGCGACCATCGTCACCACCTTGTTGTGCATGGTGCCGCCCTCGGTGGACAGCGGGTGGCAGACGATCGCGGTGACCGGCACGGCGGCCACGTCGGCATCGGGGAGATCGACCGCGGCCTCGATCGGGCCGGCGGGGCCGTCCAGCGTCAACGCGCCGGATTCGGTGGGGAAAGCGGGAGAGGTCATGCGCTCATAATACCGGGGCTGGGTGCAGGCCACATGCCGGCCATGCGCACGCAGCGTTCTCTTCCCCGAAGGATTCCCGCGCGTGGCGTTCGTTTTGCTGAGTGTGCTGTGCAGCGTGCTGGTCTCGATGCTGCTGAAGCTGGCGCCGCGCCGGCGCATCGACCTGGCCCAGGCGGTGACCTGGAACTACCTGGCGGCGGCGCTGCTGTGCGCGGCGCTGCTGCAACCGCCGCTGGCCACGCTGCGCGGCGCGCAGGCGCCGTGGACCGAACTACTCGGCCTGGCGGTGCTGCTGCCGACGCTGTTCCTGGTGCTGGGCCGCGCGGTGGCGCTGGCCGGCATCGTGCGCACCGACGCGGCGCAGCGGCTATCGCTGCTGCTGTCGCTGGCGGCGGCGTTCGCGCTGTTCGGCGAGCGCGCCAACGGCTACAAGCTGGCCGGGCTGGCGCTGGGCCTGCTGGCCATCGCCGGCATCGTGCACCGGCCGGGGCCGGCCCCGGCCGGCGCGGCGCGCGCGGCGCCATGGCTGCTGCTGGTGTGGGCCGGCTTCGCCCTGATCGACGTGCTGCTCAAGCGCATCGCCCAGGCCGGCACGCCGTTCGCCGCGTCGCTGCTGGTCGCCTTCGCGATCGCCTTCGTGCTGCTGCTCGGCGTGCAGCTGTGGCGGCATGTGCGCGGCAGCGCGCCGCTGGCCTGGCGCAATCTCGGTGCCGGCCTGCTGCTGGGCGCGTTCAACTTCGGCAACATCGCGTTCTACGTGCGCGCGCACCAGGCGCTGCCGGACAGCCCGGCGGTGGTGTTCGCGGCGATGAACCTGGGGGTGATCGTGCTGGGCGCGCTGCTCGGGGTGCTGGCGTTCGGCGAGAAGACCAGCGTCTGGAACCGCGCCGGGCTGGGGCTGGCGTTGCTGGCGATCGTGCTGATCGCGGTGGGTGCGCGCGGTTAGTGGGGCCGTGGGCGGCGTGGGGTTGTGTCGCGGCTTCAGCCGCGACGAGCGCAGCGCGGAGCCATCCGCCCTGGATCGGTGTCCGGGCGAAGGCTTCCCCCACGCCCGGCCCGAAACGTCGATGTCATCGCCAACGATTCAGCGCCGCCACAGCGGGAACGGATCGGCCAGCGCCTGCCAGGCCACCGGCCCGCGCCCCAGTTCCGCGTCGTCGAGCAGGCAGGCGTCCAGTTCGGCGCGCACCCGCGCCTCGTCCAGATCGACGCCGATCACCGCCAGTTCCTGGCGGCGGTCGCCCCACAACGGATGCCACAGCGCGCGCAGCGCCGCGTATTCGCGCGCGTCGCCGACGTCCTCGGCGCGCGGCGGCGGCGCGCTCCAGCACGCGCTGTGCTGGCGCTGCCAGCCCAGCTCGGTATACGGCAGCGGCCGCGGCGGCAACGGCAGCGGCGTGTCCAGCAGGCCCTGCTCGACGCGTTCGCGCGCGGCGTACCAGAAGCCAGCGGCCTGGGTCTGGGTGGCCGCGCCGGCGATCGACAGCTCGCCGACCCAGTCCATGCGGCTGGCCAGCCAGAAGAAGCCCTTGCTGCGCACCACGTCGCGCAGGCCGTTCTGCGCCAGCCGCGCGAAGCGCAACGGATGGAACGGGCGCCGCGCGCGGTAGACGAAGCTGCCGATGCCGAACTGCTCGGTTTCCGGCGCGTGCTCGCCGCGCAATGCCTGCATCCAGCCCGGCGCCAGTTGCGCGCGCACGAAGTCGAAACGGCCGGTGTCCAGCACCAGGTCCAGCGGCACGTCGCCGTGGCTGGCCTCGACGATGTGCGCGTCGCGGTTGAGTGCGCGCAGGACCGCGCGGGTGCGCGCCAGCGTGGCCGGGGTGGCCAGGTCGCACTTGCCGATCACGATCACGTCGGCGAACTCGATCTGCTCCACCAGCAGGTTGACCAGCCCGCGCTCGTCGTCGGCGCCGGCCTGCAGGCCGCGCTCGGCCAGCCGTTCGGCCGAGCCGAAATCGCGCAGGAAGCTCACTCCGTCGACCACGGTGAGCATGGTATCCAGCCGCGCCACGTCGGCCAGGCTGCGACCGTGCTCGTCGCGCACCGCGAACGTGGCGGCGACCGGCATCGGCTCGGAAATGCCGGTGGATTCGATCAGCAGGTAATCGTAGCGGCCGCTGTCGGCCAGGCGCTGCACCTCCTGGCGCAAGTCGTCGCGCAGCGTGCAGCAGATGCAGCCGTTGCTGAACTCGACCAGGGTCTCCTCGGTACGGCTGAGCGCGGCGCCGCCGTCGCGGATCAGCGCGGCGTCGATGTTGATCTCGCTCATGTCGTTGACGATCACCGCCACGCGGCGGCCGTCGCGGTTGCGCAGCACGCGGTTGAGCAAGGTGGTCTTGCCGGCGCCGAGGAAGCCGGACAGGACGGTGACGGGAAGGCGGCGGTCGAGCACGGCGGGCAGTGGCATGGCGGCTTGGACGTGGCGGGAGAAATGTTACTATATAACACTTCAATGCCGGAGTCGCCGCCCATGAAATCCCTGCCCCAGCCGTTCTTCGATGCCTCCGCCGTGCTGCTGTCCGGGCTGTGCCTGCTGCACTGCCTGGCGCTGCCGCTGCTGGCCGCGGCCCTGCCCCTGTTCGGCGTGTGGGCGCAGGCCGAATGGGTGCATGCGCTGTTCGTGGCGATCGCGCTGCCCTTGGCCGGGCTGGCGCTGTGGCGCGCGCAGCGGCAGCGCCCGCTGCCGTTGCCGCTGTGGACGATGGCCGTGCTGGGCCTGTGCGGCTTGCTGGCCGGCGCGGTCGGATTCCCCAGCGCGCAGGCCGAAACCCCGGTCACGGTGCTCGGCAGCCTGCTGCTGGCGAGCGCGCACCTGTGGAACTGGCGCCGCAGTGGGCATCGCCACGGCTAGCCGGGATTGGGAATTCGGGATTCGGGATTGGCAAAAGCGCAGATCGCAGCCTGCGGTTCGCCCACCCCAATCCCGACTGTTCAACAGCCGAGTGGCTGGTCACCCCGCTCTTGCCGAACGTAGATCGTAAAACCGACCGCCCGCGACCCTGCGCTTCAACGAATCCCCAATCCCGAATCCCCAATCCCCGCTCTCAAAGCTCAAAGCCAAGCAGCAGAGGATCGTGATCGGAGCTGCGCCACGGGCCGGGCAGGTTGCGCTCGCGGTAGCCGTCGGCGTCGGGCGAATCGGCGTTGACGTGCCATTCGGCGGCGCCGCGCAGCAGCGGCGCCAGCGCCGGGCTCAGCAGGGCGTGGTCGAGGCGGCCGCTGAGGCCGCGGTAGACGAAGCTGTAGGGCTGCTCGACGTGCGCCTCGGCCAGCGCATCGCGCCAGCCGGCGTCGCGCAGCAGGCGCAGCGGGTCTTCCATCGCGTAGGCATTGAAGTCGCCGAGCAGCACGCTGGCGTGGCTGCCGCTGCCGGTGGGATCGGTGCGCAGCCAGGCGTCCAGGCGCCGCGCCGACTCGGTGCGGGTGGCGTTCCAGCAGCCCTGGCCGTCGCCGCGGTCGGCATCGTCCGCGACCGCGTCGCCGCAGCCCTTGGACTTGAAGTGGTTGGCGACGACCACGAACGGCTGCCCGTTGCCGCGCCGGAACGCCTGCGCCAGCGGCACCCGGCTGTGCGCGGCGAACGGACCGCCTTCCAGCACCGCCGGCTTGCCGACCGGGCTGACCCGCGAGGCGCGGTAGATCAGCCCGACCCGGATCGGGTTGTCGCCCGGGCCGCGCCCGGCATCGACGAAGCGCCAGTCGCCGCCGTCGCCGGCGTTGAGCGCGGCCACCAGCGTGGCGATCGCCGAGGTCGGCCCGTAGCCGTCGTTCTCCAGTTCCATCAGCGCGGCGACATCGGCCTGCAACGGGCGGATGGTGGCGACCAGCTTGGCCAGCTGCGCCTGGAACTCGGCCGCGCTGCGCGCGCCGCGCAGGGTCGGGAAGCCGCCGCCGCGGCCGTCGCCGTTGAAGAAGTTCTCCAGGTTGAACGCGGCCACGCGCACGCTGCCGGCGACCTGCGGCGGCGCCGGTGCCGGCGGCGGGGTCAGCTGCAACGGCGCAGTGGGATACAGCCGCGCCGCGCCCTCGACCACGCCGCCGACGATGCCTTCCACGCCCTGCAGCGTCGCGCCGGCGCGCGGCGCGGCGGCCGCCTCGCTGGTGCCCAGGTAGGCGGGCAGGGTGTCGGGCGCATGCGCCGCGGTCTCGCCCAGGCGCAGCAGGCGCCGCGCGTTGTCGGCCACCGCCGCGGCCTGCTCGGCGCTGCCCGGCGCGGCGATCTCGCTGGGTTGCCACAGACGCCCGCCGAAGGCGACGCCGAGTTCGCCGGCCTTGGCCAGCGCGTCGGTATCGACCACGGTCAGCGGCGCGTCGATGCGCACGCGCATGCCGGCCAGCGCCGACCAGTCGGCCGGCGCGGCGTCGAGCACCTGCAGCGGCAGCGGCTGCGCGCGCGCCAGCACGGTGTGCCCGGCCTCGCGCACGCTGCGCCCGGCGAACGGCGTGCCGGCCGAGGCCAGGCTCGGCGCGCGCCGCGGCGCCAGTTCGCCCCACACCCGCACCCGGTCGCCCGGAACCAGCGTGGCCTCGGCGTCGCCCTGCACCAGCAGCGCGTCGGCGGTGAGCGGATCGCCGTCGCCGGCGTCCTGCACCAGGTAGCCGGCGCCGCCGGCCTGCACGCGCGCGGTGACCACGCCTTCGAACACCACGCCCTGCGGCGCGGTATCGGACGGCCGCAACTGCCCGATCGGGACCAGCTGCGGCGGCGTCAACGCATGCGCGGCGGGCGCGCCGGCGATCAGCAACAACGACAACATCGGGGGCAGCACGCGCATGCGATCACTCTCCTTAGCTCGCCGGCACGCGGCCGGCATCGAACACGAAAGCGCCGCCCGGAGGCGGCGCTGGAACCCGCAGGATGCGCAGATTACTTCAGGTTGGACAGCATCCAGTCGACCGTGGCATGGACCTGTGCCTCGCTGAGCGCCGGATTGCCGCCCTTGGGCGGCATGATCCCGCCGTCGGGGCCGGTGTAGCCCTCGATCGCGTGCTTGTACAGCGTGTCCTTGCCTTGCGCGATGCGCGCGTCCCAGTGCGAATGGTCCAGGGTCGGCGCCTTGCCGACGCCGGTGGTGTGGCAGGCGGTGCACAGGTTGTCGAAGATCACCTTGCCGTCGGTGGTGCCGCCGTAGGCGACCTGAGCCGAGGCCTTGGCCAGCGCCGCCGCCTGCGCGGCGGCCTGCGCCGCGGCGCCGGTGCTGCCGGCATAGACCGCGCCCGCCGGCGCGATGCGTTCCTCGGTGCGCTTGAGCGCGACCGGCGAGACCTCCGGCGGGATCGCGCCGTGCAGGTAGGCCGCGAACGCGATCAGCCCCAGCGTGATGACGGCCAGCAGGCCGATCACCAACGAGAACCGCTTGAGAAATTCGAGGTCGTAATTCCGCACATCACACCCCTTTGGCACGTGGTGACCGGACCACCGCTACGCGGCCGAGTATAGCCAGCGTTTGCCGCGCACGGCAGCCCGGCGGCGCAGCCAATCGCAGACGATGCGTGCTGCATCGCAACAGTTTTGCCGCGTTCGGGAGGGCGCCGTCGGCAATGCGGCTGTTTCCCTGGGCTAGCGGTCACAGCCGGTGGCGACTGCAGCGCTGCGCCGCCGCCAAGCCTTGCACGCGGCCGAGTCGCCGCCAACGCGCCGCTGCGCAAGCGCCCTATCCCGCCTGCGTGCTGCCGACCGCGCGCAGGCAGAAGCCGCACACCGCCTCGACCAGGCGTTCGCTGTCGCGCGGGCCGTCGCGGCTGGGCGCGGTCGGCCCGACCAGGGCTTCGGTATAGGCGCCGACCAGGCAGGCCGCGGCCGCGTCCAGATCCTGCGCCGGGAATTCGCCCGCGGCCACGCCGTCGGCGAGGATGCCCTTGAACAGATCGCCGAACAGGCGCCGGCAGCGGATGCGTTCGGCGTCCACTTCCGGCTCCACCGGTTCGGCGATGAAGGCGTAGGCCAGTCCCGGCCCGGCCAGCGCGCGGCGCACGAACGAGGCGATCGCTGCGCGCAGGCGCTGCGCCGCCGGCGCCGGTTCGGCGGCGATGCCGTGCAGGATCGCCAGCTCGTGGTCCACCGCCGCGGTCAGCACTTCCACGAACAGCTCGGCCTTGGACGGGAAGTGGCGGTAGATCAACCCGGTGGACACCCCCGCCTCGGCCGCCACCGCGGTCACCGGCGCGCCGCGGAAGCCGCCGGCGGCGACCAGCCGCCGCGCCGCCAGCAGGATCCGCTGGCGGTTGCCGGCGAGGCGTTCTTCCATCAGGGCGGAGCGTTTGTAGGCCATGGGGTGATTCTATGTTCAATTAATGAATTATTGTTCACTTCTTCGCCGTTCCCGGCTACGCTGGCGTCCATTCCCCGGCGCCGCCTGGATTCTAGGCGCCCCATCCGCCGCACGCCCGCTTCCGGAGCCCGCCCGCCATGCTGATGCCGTCGTTGAATTTCGAACTGGGGGAGGACATCGACCTGCTGCGCGACACGGTGGCCGCCTTCGCCGCGCGCGAGATCGCGCCGCTGGCCGAACAGGCCGACCGCGACAACGCGTTCCCGGCGCCGCTGTGGCGCAAGCTCGGCGAGCAGGGCCTGCTCGGGCTGACCGTGGAGGAGGATTACGGCGGCAGCGCGATGGGCTACCTGGCGCACGTGGTGGCGATGGAGGAGATCTCGCGCGCGTCCGGCGCCATCGGCCTGTCCTACGGCGCGCATTCGAACCTGTGCGTGAACCAGCTGCGCAAGAACGGCAGCGACGCGCAGAAGGCGCGCTACCTGCCCCGGCTGTGCAGCGGCGAGCACGTTGGCGCGCTGGCGATGAGCGAACCGGGCGCCGGCTCGGACGTGGTGTCGATGAAGCTGCGCGCCGAACTGCGCGGCGACCGCTACGTGCTCAACGGCAACAAGATGTGGATCACCAACGGCCCCGACGCCGACGTGCTGGTGGTCTACGCCAAG carries:
- a CDS encoding TetR/AcrR family transcriptional regulator — encoded protein: MAYKRSALMEERLAGNRQRILLAARRLVAAGGFRGAPVTAVAAEAGVSTGLIYRHFPSKAELFVEVLTAAVDHELAILHGIAAEPAPAAQRLRAAIASFVRRALAGPGLAYAFIAEPVEPEVDAERIRCRRLFGDLFKGILADGVAAGEFPAQDLDAAAACLVGAYTEALVGPTAPSRDGPRDSERLVEAVCGFCLRAVGSTQAG
- the zapE gene encoding cell division protein ZapE: MSAAVPPSQRYAAGVARGDWRDDPAQHAALAELDRIHEAIVDGDQDGWLDRLAAFWKKPEPVRGLYFWGGVGRGKTFLVDLFYDGLPIEQKYRTHFHRFMRGVHERLREHAGQSDPLAKIAQEWRTQLRVLVLDEFFVTDIGDAMLLARLLERLFAEGVTLVTTSNTAPQNLYLNGLQRESFLPAIALLQKYCVELYAEGTEDYRMRALTRSPVYRAPLDAQSDAWLGGRWGELSGNEPARSGNIVIEARKIPVRGRGKSIAWFDFAALCEGPRGPADYIEIAREFNTVLLGGIPHFDRMNEDAARRFVNLIDELYDRQVNLVCTAQDPPPQLYSGERLAGAFERTASRLIEMQSAEYLATAHRA
- a CDS encoding MerC domain-containing protein; amino-acid sequence: MKSLPQPFFDASAVLLSGLCLLHCLALPLLAAALPLFGVWAQAEWVHALFVAIALPLAGLALWRAQRQRPLPLPLWTMAVLGLCGLLAGAVGFPSAQAETPVTVLGSLLLASAHLWNWRRSGHRHG
- a CDS encoding c-type cytochrome encodes the protein MRNYDLEFLKRFSLVIGLLAVITLGLIAFAAYLHGAIPPEVSPVALKRTEERIAPAGAVYAGSTGAAAQAAAQAAALAKASAQVAYGGTTDGKVIFDNLCTACHTTGVGKAPTLDHSHWDARIAQGKDTLYKHAIEGYTGPDGGIMPPKGGNPALSEAQVHATVDWMLSNLK
- a CDS encoding ExeM/NucH family extracellular endonuclease, with the protein product MRVLPPMLSLLLIAGAPAAHALTPPQLVPIGQLRPSDTAPQGVVFEGVVTARVQAGGAGYLVQDAGDGDPLTADALLVQGDAEATLVPGDRVRVWGELAPRRAPSLASAGTPFAGRSVREAGHTVLARAQPLPLQVLDAAPADWSALAGMRVRIDAPLTVVDTDALAKAGELGVAFGGRLWQPSEIAAPGSAEQAAAVADNARRLLRLGETAAHAPDTLPAYLGTSEAAAAPRAGATLQGVEGIVGGVVEGAARLYPTAPLQLTPPPAPAPPQVAGSVRVAAFNLENFFNGDGRGGGFPTLRGARSAAEFQAQLAKLVATIRPLQADVAALMELENDGYGPTSAIATLVAALNAGDGGDWRFVDAGRGPGDNPIRVGLIYRASRVSPVGKPAVLEGGPFAAHSRVPLAQAFRRGNGQPFVVVANHFKSKGCGDAVADDADRGDGQGCWNATRTESARRLDAWLRTDPTGSGSHASVLLGDFNAYAMEDPLRLLRDAGWRDALAEAHVEQPYSFVYRGLSGRLDHALLSPALAPLLRGAAEWHVNADSPDADGYRERNLPGPWRSSDHDPLLLGFEL
- a CDS encoding alpha/beta hydrolase, which produces MTSPAFPTESGALTLDGPAGPIEAAVDLPDADVAAVPVTAIVCHPLSTEGGTMHNKVVTMVARALRELGVQVVRFNFRSVGASAGSFDHGDGEQQDLAAVAAWVRAQRPHDALWLAGFSFGAYVSLRASAALQPQALVSIAPPAGRWDFAGVEPPPQWLVIQGDADEIVDPQAVYDWLETLEQQPQLVRMPDTSHFFHRKLIDLRGALQHEVKAWLPAQQA
- a CDS encoding EamA/RhaT family transporter, which codes for MLLKLAPRRRIDLAQAVTWNYLAAALLCAALLQPPLATLRGAQAPWTELLGLAVLLPTLFLVLGRAVALAGIVRTDAAQRLSLLLSLAAAFALFGERANGYKLAGLALGLLAIAGIVHRPGPAPAGAARAAPWLLLVWAGFALIDVLLKRIAQAGTPFAASLLVAFAIAFVLLLGVQLWRHVRGSAPLAWRNLGAGLLLGAFNFGNIAFYVRAHQALPDSPAVVFAAMNLGVIVLGALLGVLAFGEKTSVWNRAGLGLALLAIVLIAVGARG
- a CDS encoding GTP-binding protein gives rise to the protein MPLPAVLDRRLPVTVLSGFLGAGKTTLLNRVLRNRDGRRVAVIVNDMSEINIDAALIRDGGAALSRTEETLVEFSNGCICCTLRDDLRQEVQRLADSGRYDYLLIESTGISEPMPVAATFAVRDEHGRSLADVARLDTMLTVVDGVSFLRDFGSAERLAERGLQAGADDERGLVNLLVEQIEFADVIVIGKCDLATPATLARTRAVLRALNRDAHIVEASHGDVPLDLVLDTGRFDFVRAQLAPGWMQALRGEHAPETEQFGIGSFVYRARRPFHPLRFARLAQNGLRDVVRSKGFFWLASRMDWVGELSIAGAATQTQAAGFWYAARERVEQGLLDTPLPLPPRPLPYTELGWQRQHSACWSAPPPRAEDVGDAREYAALRALWHPLWGDRRQELAVIGVDLDEARVRAELDACLLDDAELGRGPVAWQALADPFPLWRR
- a CDS encoding MarR family winged helix-turn-helix transcriptional regulator, encoding MPKKRTPAEIPSRDAALQLDQQLCFALYSANLAMHKLYRGLLKDLDLTYPQYLVMLVLWEQDARTVGAIGERLFLDSATLTPLLKRLQAGGLVTRERSADDERQVVVRLTAAGRALRGKAGAVPEQVFCAAACSLQDLRQLKQQLETLRGNLGGG
- a CDS encoding organic hydroperoxide resistance protein, which gives rise to MASPEKILYTAHATATGGREGRAVSSDKALDVKLSTPRELGGAGGDGTNPEQLFAAGYSACFIGAMKAVAAQDKQKLPGEVSIEGSVGIGQIPGGFGIAVELRIAVPGMPREELQALVDKAHQVCPYSNATRGNIDVNLVVLD